Genomic window (bacterium):
ATGACGCTTGAATTTCAGGATAAAAGTTCCTTGAGTGAGATAAGAATGGATAAGGCATATGAATTCTTACAAGATGCAAAAGCAAATTATAACGAAGGAAGGTATAAAACATCTATAAATCGAAGCTACTATGCGTCACTTAACGCGATAAGAGCACTCCTTATCCTCCAGGATATTACCCCTCAATCACATGAAGGGGTAATTACTATGTTAAGTCTAAAGTTTGTCAAAGCGGGTTTGATTCCAGTAGATATTGTTAAGAAATTCAAACTTCTTCTCTCCAGGAGAACAGATGTGGATTATGGCGATTTTGAAAGCATTGAGGATATTGATGCAGAAGATTCTTTGAGAATTTCTCAGGAGATAATTGAAGTGATAGATAAGGTAAGAAAGGGGATGATTCGAGAATGAAACCTTCCCACCTGTGCGATTAGACTAATTCATCGCACAGACGCAAAGGAAAAATAAATGTAAAATGTAAAATAGGAAATGAAAAATGGGAAATTTTAGGACTTCGCAAGACTCATTACCTTTCAGTTATACATTTTCATTGGACATTTCTCATTGGACATTATCCATTTTACATTTAACCGCACAGGTCGAAAAAGTTTGAGCCATTTCTCCAATTCTCCCTTTTCCCCATTTCTCCTTGTTTACACTTCTAATGTATAACCCTGAACGGTTACTGGAATTTGAATAAAAGGCTCTGCGGTTAAATACTACCTATTTCTTCTTCTTGAACTGGGGCAGGAACAGCAACTTCTATCTTGTGATATTTAGGGACTCCTGTGCCTGCGGGGATAAGTCGTCCAATGACTACATTTTCCTTTAATCCCCGTAAGTGATCTATTCTACCCTGAATAGCCGATTCGGTGAGAACTTTTGTTGTTTCCTGGAAGGATGCGGCAGAGATAAAACTATCCGTAGATAAAGAGGCTTTAGTGATACCGAGCAAAATAGGTTTAGCCTGTGCTGGCTTTTTCCCCTTAGCGATTATTGCTTCATTTATTTGAGCAAATTTGAATTTATCTATTTGCTCACCTAATAAAAATGTTGTATCACCTACATCTGTTATTTCTAATTTACGCAGCATCTGGCGAATAATCACCTCAATATGTTTATCGTTGATATTTACCCCTTGTAGGCGATAGACCTCTTGAATTTCGTTAACTAAGTATTCTTGTAATTTCCGTTCACCTTTTATTTTCAATATGTCATGGGGGTCTGTCGGTCCTTCGGTTAATTGGTCTCCGGCTGAGACGACATCATATTCATGAATCTTCAAATGTTTACCCAGTGAGACTTCGTATTCTTTTGTTTCCCCGGTTGACTCATTCTCAATAACAATAATTCGTTTATTTTCTTTAAGCCCTTTAAATTTTATCACACCATCAATTTCCGTAACTAATGCTGGTTCTTTTGGTCTTCGAGCCTCAAATAACTCTGCGACTCGTGGCAACCCACCCGTAATATCTTTAGTTCTAATTAATTCTTGTGGGAATTTAGCGATAACCATCCCTGCAGTAATTTTATCTCCATCATTTACTGCTATTCTGGCGCCATTGGGAATAAAATAGTTGATAGTTGGTTGATTTTCACGGAGAATACATATTCGAGGTTGGAGTGTTCCTTCACGGTCTTCGATAATTACCCTTCTAAACAAACCTGTATTTTCATCAAGTTCTTCGCGGAGCGTTCTTTCTTTAATAATATCATTAAACTGCACCGTTCCTTCTACTTCAGTTAATATTGGTTCATGATATGGGTCAAATTCAGCAATTAACTTGTTAGCCGGAACAATATCCCCTGTTTTAACAAATAATTTTCCACCTGTTTTAATCGGTATATTACGGTCTTTAGCCTCAATCAAAATCCTTTTTTCAGGTTCTATCCGAACTATTCCCGCCATCTCTGTGATTATTTCATTTTCTTCAACTTGAGCTATTTTATCTCCGGCATTTACCCACAAACCATCAAAAACAGTAAATTTTGTAGTTGGAGATAATTTATATTCTTTTAGCACCTTTCGTAGCACGAGTTCGCCTGCTCTGGCCGCAACCATACTTCCATCTTCTAAATATATCAATCTTTTCGGTAGTTCGACGATTTCAACTTCATAAGGCAATCTAATTTCTCTTTCTTCTACCTGTCGATATGCGGTTCCACCGATATGGAAGGTTCTCATTGTCAATTGTGTTCCTGGTTCTCCGACAGATTGTGCGGCAACAATTCCCACCGGCTCGCCTATATCTATTAATTTCCCGGTAGCTAAATTTCTGCCATAACATTTAGCACATACCCCTCTTTGTGTCTCACAGGTAAGAACGGTGCGAATTCTGAGGCGGTCAATCTCTACATCTTCAATAGCCTGAGCATTTTCTTCATTTATCTCCTCATTAGCCTTGATAATAACTTCACCCGTCATCGGGTTCACGACATCATCCAGAGAGACTCTGCCGAGGATACGGTCACCTAATGGTTCGATAACTTCATCACCTTCTTTTATTGCCTCAACTATCATCCCATTAATCGTGCCACAATCATCAGCAGTAATAATAACATCTTGAGAAACATCAACTAATCGACGCGTTAAATAGCCAGCATCAGCGGTTTTTAAGGCGGTATCAGCCAAACCTTTTCTAGCACCGTGAGTTGAAATAAAGTATTCTAAGACAGTAAGTCCCTCTCTAAAATTAGCAATAATAGGTAGTTCTATGATTTCTCCGGATGGTTTAGCCATAAGTCCTCTCATTCCGGCTAATTGTCTAACTTGCTGTTTACTGCCTCTTGCCCCAGAGTCAACCATCATATAAATAGGATTAAACCCATTCTTATCATTGCCCATCCCCTCAAACATTACCTTAGATATTTCATCACCGATATATGTCCATAAATCCACTATTTTATTATATCTTTCTTCATCCGTAATACTTCCTTGATGATATTGTTGTGAAATCTTTTCTATCTCTTTATAACTTTGTTTTAATAACTCTGGCTTTTGGGGTGGGACTTTAATATCATCTATGCCAATAGATACTCCATACTCTGTGGCGTATTTGAATCCAAGTTGTTTCACCTTATCCAGTAAATCAACGGTTTTGCTCATTCCACATTTACGGTATGCCTCAGCGACTATTTGACCTATCTTTTTCTTATCCACCTTTTCATTAATAAATTGAAGTTCTTCAGGTAAGCATTCATTGAATATGATGCGTCCAATAGTCGTCTGTAAGTTTTTACCATTAATACAAATCCAAATCCTGGCATTTAAACTTATTATTCCTTCTTCATAAGCCATTAAAGCCTCGTGAATATTAGTGAGTTTTTTATCCTGTCCTAAATCATCTGGTCTTTCTTTAGTTAGATAACACAATCCCAGGACTATATCTTGAGTAGGTGCAACTAAAGGTCTTCCGTTAGCCGGGGATAATAAGTTATAAGCGGAGAGCATTAATATCTGGCTTTCTATTTGAGATTCAATTGATAAAGGAACATGGACAGCCATCTGGTCTCCATCGAAATCAGCATTAAATGCTGGACAAACTAAAGGATGGATTTTAATTGCATCTCCTTCGATTAAGACAGGTATAAACGCCTGGATTCCCGCACGGTGCAAAGTTGGGGCACGATTTAGAAGAACCGGATGTTGTGAGATAACTTCTTCTAAAACATCCCAGACTTCAGGATTTTCTCGTTCTATCATGCGTTTAGCACTTTTAATATTATGGGCTAAATTATCTGCGACTAATCTCCGCATAATAAAAGGTTTAAACAATTCTAAAGCCATTCTTTTAGGTAAGCCACATTGAAATAGTTTAAATGTTGGGTCAACGACAATGACCGAGCGACCTGAATAATCTACTCGTTTTCCTAATAGATTTTGACGGAATCTACCCTGTTTACCTTTGAGCATATCTGATAAAGATTTTAGTGGTCTATTTCCAGTGCCGGCTACAGGTCTGCCTCTTCTGCCATTATCAAATAAGGCATCAACCGATTCCTGCATCATTCTTTTTTCATTGCGAATAATTATCTCTGGAGCTTTTAAGGCGATGAGTCGTTCTAATCGGTTGTTGCGATTTATTACCCGACGATACAGGTCATTTAAATCAGATGTAGCGAATCGACCACCATCTAATTGTACCATAGGTCGTAATTCAGGTGGGATAACCGGGATAATATCTAAAATCATCCATTCAGGTTTATTTCCACTTCGCAAGAAAGATTCTAATATTTCAAGTCGTCGGACGATTTTGCGGCGTTTTTGATAAGAGTAGTCTCCTTCCATTTCTAATCGCAGGTTTTCTACTTCTTCTTTAAGATTAATCTCTTTCAACAATTTTTTAATTGCCTCCGCCCCCATACCTACTTCAAAATTCCCGCCATATTTCTCTTTGAAGGTTCTATATTCGTCTTCATTAATAACATCTTTCTTTTTAAGAGGCACATTACCTGGGTCAAGCACAATATATCCCTCGTAATACAGGACTCGTTCAAGGTCTCTAACAGTAATATCCAATACAACTGCCATTGGAGATGGGACTCGCTTAAAATACCAGATATGAGATACCGGGGTAACTAATTCGATATGTCCCATTCGTTGTCTTCGAACCTCAGAATATGTTACTTCTACACCACATCTATCACAAATAACCCCTTTATACCGCATACTTTTATACTTACCGCAGAAGCATTCAAAATCTTTATTCGGACCAAATATCCGCTCACAGAATAAGCCATCTCGTTCTGGTCTAAAAGTTCTATAATTTATTGTTTCTGGTTTCCTCACCTTATCATAAGACCAACTTTTAATTATCTCTGGTGAGGCAAGTCCTATACTAATAGCGGCAAAGTTAGTCATATCAATTGTTGAAAACAGAGACTCAAAAGTTTGTTTTGGTTCTTGCATTATTTCTCTATTCACGATAAATCCCTCCTCTTTTTTGGTAACTGGTTAAATGGTAATTGGTTAAATGGTAACTGGTTAAATAATTACCAATCACCAGTTACCAATTACCAGTTACCAATTACCAGTTACCAATCACCAGTTACCAATTACCAGTTACCAGTTACCAATTACCAGTTACCAATTACCAGTTACCAGTTACCAATTACCAGTTACCAATTTAAAACATAGGTTTTATCAAATGTTCTTGAGATTTCATAGTGACTGGTGGTGTGC
Coding sequences:
- a CDS encoding HEPN domain-containing protein, which codes for MTLEFQDKSSLSEIRMDKAYEFLQDAKANYNEGRYKTSINRSYYASLNAIRALLILQDITPQSHEGVITMLSLKFVKAGLIPVDIVKKFKLLLSRRTDVDYGDFESIEDIDAEDSLRISQEIIEVIDKVRKGMIRE
- the rpoC gene encoding DNA-directed RNA polymerase subunit beta', giving the protein MNREIMQEPKQTFESLFSTIDMTNFAAISIGLASPEIIKSWSYDKVRKPETINYRTFRPERDGLFCERIFGPNKDFECFCGKYKSMRYKGVICDRCGVEVTYSEVRRQRMGHIELVTPVSHIWYFKRVPSPMAVVLDITVRDLERVLYYEGYIVLDPGNVPLKKKDVINEDEYRTFKEKYGGNFEVGMGAEAIKKLLKEINLKEEVENLRLEMEGDYSYQKRRKIVRRLEILESFLRSGNKPEWMILDIIPVIPPELRPMVQLDGGRFATSDLNDLYRRVINRNNRLERLIALKAPEIIIRNEKRMMQESVDALFDNGRRGRPVAGTGNRPLKSLSDMLKGKQGRFRQNLLGKRVDYSGRSVIVVDPTFKLFQCGLPKRMALELFKPFIMRRLVADNLAHNIKSAKRMIERENPEVWDVLEEVISQHPVLLNRAPTLHRAGIQAFIPVLIEGDAIKIHPLVCPAFNADFDGDQMAVHVPLSIESQIESQILMLSAYNLLSPANGRPLVAPTQDIVLGLCYLTKERPDDLGQDKKLTNIHEALMAYEEGIISLNARIWICINGKNLQTTIGRIIFNECLPEELQFINEKVDKKKIGQIVAEAYRKCGMSKTVDLLDKVKQLGFKYATEYGVSIGIDDIKVPPQKPELLKQSYKEIEKISQQYHQGSITDEERYNKIVDLWTYIGDEISKVMFEGMGNDKNGFNPIYMMVDSGARGSKQQVRQLAGMRGLMAKPSGEIIELPIIANFREGLTVLEYFISTHGARKGLADTALKTADAGYLTRRLVDVSQDVIITADDCGTINGMIVEAIKEGDEVIEPLGDRILGRVSLDDVVNPMTGEVIIKANEEINEENAQAIEDVEIDRLRIRTVLTCETQRGVCAKCYGRNLATGKLIDIGEPVGIVAAQSVGEPGTQLTMRTFHIGGTAYRQVEEREIRLPYEVEIVELPKRLIYLEDGSMVAARAGELVLRKVLKEYKLSPTTKFTVFDGLWVNAGDKIAQVEENEIITEMAGIVRIEPEKRILIEAKDRNIPIKTGGKLFVKTGDIVPANKLIAEFDPYHEPILTEVEGTVQFNDIIKERTLREELDENTGLFRRVIIEDREGTLQPRICILRENQPTINYFIPNGARIAVNDGDKITAGMVIAKFPQELIRTKDITGGLPRVAELFEARRPKEPALVTEIDGVIKFKGLKENKRIIVIENESTGETKEYEVSLGKHLKIHEYDVVSAGDQLTEGPTDPHDILKIKGERKLQEYLVNEIQEVYRLQGVNINDKHIEVIIRQMLRKLEITDVGDTTFLLGEQIDKFKFAQINEAIIAKGKKPAQAKPILLGITKASLSTDSFISAASFQETTKVLTESAIQGRIDHLRGLKENVVIGRLIPAGTGVPKYHKIEVAVPAPVQEEEIGSI
- a CDS encoding alpha/beta hydrolase, with the translated sequence MTSYQLPVTNYQLPITSYQLPVTSYQLPVTNYQLPVTNYQLPI